One segment of Pseudomonas pohangensis DNA contains the following:
- a CDS encoding phosphate ABC transporter substrate-binding protein PstS family protein, which translates to MKLKHLMSARLIRNVAFVAAGAVSVSAMANVDPAIPAYSKVSGVSGNLSSVGSDTLANLMTLWAEAYKKQYPSVNIQIQAAGSSTAPPALTEGTSNLGPMSRKMKDVELQAFESKYGYKPTAIPVAVDALAVFVNKDNPIKGLTMEQVDGIFSANRLCGGPSINTWGDLGLTGDWANKPIQLFGRNSVSGTYGYFKEEALCKGDFKNNVNEQPGSASVVQSVSQSLNGIGYSGIGYKTSSVRAVALAKRGSTDYVAADEAHALDGTYPLGRFLYVYVNKAPNKPLEPLELEFIKLVLSQEGQQVVVKDGYIPVPAKVAAKALEALSK; encoded by the coding sequence ATGAAACTGAAGCATTTGATGAGCGCCCGTTTGATACGCAATGTGGCCTTTGTCGCCGCCGGCGCGGTCAGCGTCAGCGCAATGGCCAATGTTGATCCGGCAATTCCGGCCTACAGCAAGGTCAGCGGCGTATCCGGCAACCTGTCCAGTGTCGGTTCCGATACCCTGGCCAACCTGATGACGCTGTGGGCTGAAGCCTACAAAAAGCAGTACCCCAGCGTGAATATCCAGATTCAGGCTGCCGGTTCTTCTACCGCGCCACCGGCGCTGACCGAAGGCACATCCAACCTCGGCCCGATGAGCCGCAAGATGAAGGATGTCGAATTGCAGGCCTTCGAGTCCAAGTACGGTTACAAGCCCACCGCAATCCCGGTGGCAGTCGATGCCCTGGCGGTATTCGTCAACAAGGACAACCCGATCAAGGGGCTGACCATGGAACAGGTTGACGGCATCTTCTCGGCCAACCGCCTGTGTGGCGGACCCAGCATCAACACCTGGGGTGATCTGGGGCTGACCGGTGACTGGGCGAACAAGCCGATCCAGCTGTTCGGCCGCAACTCGGTATCCGGCACCTACGGTTACTTCAAGGAAGAAGCCCTGTGCAAAGGCGACTTCAAGAACAACGTCAACGAGCAGCCGGGTTCCGCCTCGGTGGTGCAGTCGGTCAGCCAGTCGCTGAACGGCATCGGCTACTCGGGCATCGGCTACAAGACTTCCAGTGTGCGTGCGGTAGCGCTGGCCAAGCGTGGCAGCACGGACTACGTCGCGGCCGATGAGGCGCATGCGCTGGACGGTACCTACCCGCTGGGCCGCTTCCTGTATGTCTATGTGAACAAGGCACCGAACAAGCCGCTGGAGCCACTGGAGCTCGAGTTCATCAAGCTGGTGCTGTCGCAGGAAGGCCAGCAGGTGGTAGTCAAGGATGGCTACATCCCGGTTCCGGCCAAGGTTGCGGCCAAGGCCCTGGAAGCGCTGAGCAAGTAA
- a CDS encoding ABC transporter permease subunit: MTDPAVNPMTTSSSRIDFNTPALQRKRRLRALKDRLTKWYVLVGGLAVLATITLIFFYLAYVVLPLFSGAELTEREAQTPAWLQHAGKPLLLAIEEQNQIGLRISDQAEAVFFTLASGAELKRVSLPIPAGAAMVSLQQGLPGSGLLVAGLSDGRALVFRHSYKVSYPDDKKTITPEIEYPYGEAPYLLDEKARPLEHVNVSAADGQLLLAASTGSELHLLQLSESENMMTGEIERVQQRIALPQLAEPIKALYIDVQSNWLFVLNGRSHMDVFNLRKRTLNGRYELAQDASTEVTASSQLLGGISLLIGDSRGGIAQWFMARDADDEQRLKHIRDFQLGAAAITQIAPEERRKGFLALNASGELGVFHSTAHRTLLIEPVAKGSDIFALSPRANRVLVEEGNQLLPFRLENEHPEISWSSLWSKVWYESYPEPMHIWQSTAATVDFEPKMSLAPLTFGTLKAAFYAMLLAAPLAIAAAIYTAYFMAPGMRRKVKPVIELMEALPTVILGFFAGLFLAPYVEAHLPGIFSLLLLTPLGILLAGFLWTRLPERLRQRVPDGSEAAILLPVVLLIGWFALGMSPLLESWFFGGNMRMWISNDLGIHFDQRNALIVGLAMGFAVIPNIYSIAEDAVFSVPRSLTLGSLALGATAWQTLTRVVILTASPGIFSALMIGMGRAVGETMIVLMATGNTPIMDANLFEGMRTLAANVAVEMPESEVGGSHYRVLFLSALVLLTFTFVMNTLAEIIRQRLRGKYASL; encoded by the coding sequence ATGACCGATCCGGCAGTTAATCCAATGACGACTTCTTCATCACGAATCGATTTCAACACCCCGGCCCTGCAACGCAAGCGCCGGCTGCGTGCCCTGAAAGACCGCCTGACCAAATGGTATGTACTGGTTGGCGGGTTGGCCGTGCTGGCCACCATCACGCTGATTTTCTTTTATCTGGCCTACGTGGTGTTGCCGCTGTTCAGTGGCGCTGAACTTACCGAGCGTGAGGCGCAGACACCGGCCTGGTTACAGCACGCCGGCAAACCCCTGCTACTGGCCATCGAGGAGCAGAACCAGATCGGTCTGCGCATTTCCGATCAGGCCGAGGCGGTATTCTTTACCCTGGCCAGCGGCGCTGAACTCAAGCGCGTCAGCCTGCCGATCCCGGCCGGAGCCGCCATGGTGTCACTGCAGCAAGGCCTGCCCGGCAGTGGCCTGCTGGTTGCGGGCCTGAGCGATGGTCGCGCGCTGGTGTTCCGCCACAGCTACAAGGTCAGCTATCCGGATGACAAGAAAACCATCACCCCGGAGATCGAATACCCCTACGGTGAAGCACCATACTTGCTGGACGAGAAAGCCCGGCCACTGGAGCATGTGAATGTCTCGGCGGCAGACGGCCAGCTGCTGCTGGCGGCTTCCACCGGTAGCGAGCTGCATCTGTTGCAGCTCAGTGAAAGCGAAAACATGATGACCGGCGAGATCGAGCGGGTGCAGCAACGCATCGCCCTGCCGCAACTGGCCGAGCCGATCAAGGCGCTGTATATCGATGTGCAGAGCAACTGGCTGTTCGTGCTCAACGGCCGCTCGCATATGGATGTGTTCAATCTGCGCAAGCGTACCCTCAATGGCCGCTACGAGCTGGCGCAGGACGCCAGCACCGAGGTCACGGCCAGCAGCCAGCTGCTGGGCGGTATTTCCCTGCTGATCGGTGATTCCAGAGGCGGCATTGCCCAGTGGTTCATGGCACGTGATGCGGATGACGAACAGCGCCTCAAGCACATTCGCGACTTCCAGCTGGGCGCCGCGGCAATCACGCAGATTGCGCCGGAAGAACGGCGCAAAGGGTTTCTCGCGCTGAACGCCAGCGGTGAGCTGGGCGTATTCCACAGCACCGCACACCGCACCCTGCTGATCGAGCCGGTAGCCAAAGGCAGCGACATCTTCGCCCTGTCGCCGCGTGCCAACCGCGTGCTGGTGGAAGAGGGCAACCAGCTGCTGCCGTTCAGGCTGGAGAACGAGCACCCGGAGATTTCCTGGAGTTCGCTGTGGAGCAAGGTCTGGTACGAAAGCTACCCGGAGCCGATGCATATCTGGCAATCGACGGCCGCAACGGTTGATTTCGAGCCGAAGATGAGCCTCGCACCGCTGACCTTCGGCACGCTCAAGGCGGCGTTCTACGCCATGCTGCTGGCGGCACCACTGGCGATTGCGGCGGCCATCTACACCGCCTACTTCATGGCACCGGGTATGCGCCGCAAGGTCAAGCCGGTGATCGAGCTGATGGAGGCATTGCCGACGGTAATCCTCGGTTTCTTTGCCGGGCTGTTTCTGGCGCCCTATGTCGAGGCGCACCTGCCGGGCATCTTCAGTCTGTTGCTGCTGACGCCGCTGGGCATCCTGCTGGCCGGTTTTCTCTGGACCCGTCTGCCGGAACGACTGCGCCAGCGCGTACCGGATGGTTCGGAAGCGGCGATCCTGCTGCCGGTGGTACTGCTGATCGGCTGGTTTGCCCTGGGCATGAGCCCGCTGCTGGAAAGCTGGTTCTTCGGTGGCAACATGCGCATGTGGATCTCCAATGACCTGGGCATTCACTTCGATCAGCGCAACGCCCTGATCGTTGGCCTGGCCATGGGTTTTGCGGTGATTCCGAACATCTACTCGATCGCCGAGGATGCGGTGTTCAGTGTGCCCCGCAGCCTGACGCTGGGTTCGCTGGCGCTGGGCGCCACCGCCTGGCAGACCCTGACCCGGGTGGTGATTCTGACCGCCAGTCCGGGCATCTTCTCCGCGTTGATGATCGGCATGGGCCGCGCCGTCGGCGAGACCATGATCGTGCTGATGGCCACCGGCAACACGCCGATCATGGACGCCAACCTGTTCGAGGGCATGCGCACCCTGGCCGCCAACGTGGCGGTGGAAATGCCGGAGTCCGAGGTGGGCGGCTCGCACTATCGCGTGCTGTTCCTCTCGGCGCTGGTGCTGCTGACCTTCACCTTCGTCATGAATACCCTGGCGGAAATCATTCGCCAGCGGCTGCGGGGCAAGTATGCGTCCCTATAA
- the pstA gene encoding phosphate ABC transporter permease PstA, whose protein sequence is MKQQNLKSWIKSGAPGIWISGGAVSIAVIMTLGLLLLIAYRGLGHFWPADLMQARYSIPGQESRLILGELVEAEEVSRARLKSAGFPVADDGPEFMTRDLLKVGNRDVNGSDFTWVIGNWLSEQSYPDELIALERREWGNFYGYPVSLKQDGQLVAEGAAVWPALEERLQRTRSLSEALRKIEKKDVNAINHGLERLRLKTRKLELEGTLDAAAQADIDAQRAEFEERYKVLESELGRLHVEVSRDTLVLREIGGQEKEISLGNIVKALQPNNMSVFAKIKTYFANLWSFLSDDPREANTEGGIFPAIFGTVMMTMLMAVIVTPFGVLAAVYLREYAKQNALTRVIRIAVNNLAGVPAIVYGVFGLGFFVYVLGGSLDRLFFPEALPAPTFGTPGLLWASLTLAILAVPVVIVATEEGLARIPRALREGSLALGATKAETLWKVVLPMASPAMMTGLILAVARAAGEVAPLMLVGVVKLAPALPVDGNYPYLHFDQKIMHLGFHIYDVGFQSPNVEAARPLVYATALLLVLVIALLNISAVSLRNHLREKYKSLEH, encoded by the coding sequence GTGAAACAGCAGAATCTGAAATCCTGGATCAAGAGTGGTGCGCCAGGTATCTGGATCAGCGGTGGTGCGGTGTCCATCGCGGTGATCATGACCCTCGGCCTGTTGCTGCTGATCGCCTACCGTGGCCTCGGCCACTTCTGGCCGGCGGACCTGATGCAGGCACGCTATTCGATCCCCGGACAGGAGTCGCGGCTGATCCTCGGCGAGCTGGTCGAGGCTGAGGAAGTCAGTCGCGCACGCTTGAAAAGTGCCGGGTTCCCGGTAGCTGATGATGGTCCCGAGTTCATGACCCGCGATCTGCTCAAGGTCGGCAACCGCGATGTCAACGGCAGTGACTTCACCTGGGTGATCGGCAACTGGCTGAGCGAGCAGAGTTATCCCGACGAGCTGATTGCGCTGGAGCGCCGCGAGTGGGGCAACTTCTACGGCTACCCGGTCAGCCTCAAGCAGGACGGCCAGCTGGTGGCTGAAGGGGCAGCGGTATGGCCGGCGCTTGAAGAGCGGCTGCAACGTACCCGCAGTCTGTCCGAGGCGCTGCGCAAAATTGAAAAAAAGGACGTCAACGCAATCAATCACGGCCTTGAGCGGCTGCGCCTGAAAACCCGCAAGCTGGAGCTGGAAGGCACTCTGGACGCCGCGGCGCAGGCGGATATCGATGCCCAGCGTGCGGAATTCGAGGAGCGCTACAAAGTGCTGGAAAGCGAGCTGGGCAGACTGCATGTGGAGGTCTCACGCGATACTCTGGTGCTGCGCGAGATCGGCGGCCAGGAAAAGGAAATCAGCCTGGGCAATATCGTCAAGGCGCTGCAACCGAACAACATGTCGGTGTTCGCCAAGATCAAGACCTATTTTGCCAACCTGTGGTCCTTCCTCAGCGACGACCCGCGTGAGGCGAATACCGAGGGCGGCATCTTCCCGGCCATTTTCGGTACGGTGATGATGACCATGCTGATGGCGGTGATCGTCACCCCGTTTGGCGTGCTGGCGGCGGTGTACCTGCGCGAGTATGCCAAACAGAATGCCTTGACCCGGGTGATCCGCATCGCCGTGAACAACCTCGCCGGTGTTCCGGCCATCGTCTACGGTGTATTCGGCCTGGGCTTCTTCGTCTATGTGCTGGGCGGCTCGCTGGATCGGCTGTTCTTCCCCGAAGCCCTGCCGGCGCCGACTTTCGGTACGCCCGGGCTGCTCTGGGCCTCGCTGACGCTGGCGATTCTCGCCGTGCCGGTGGTGATCGTGGCTACCGAAGAAGGTCTGGCGCGTATCCCGCGTGCCCTGCGCGAAGGTTCACTGGCACTCGGCGCGACCAAGGCGGAAACCCTGTGGAAGGTGGTGTTGCCGATGGCCAGCCCGGCAATGATGACCGGCCTGATCCTCGCCGTGGCCCGTGCTGCCGGCGAAGTGGCACCGCTGATGCTGGTCGGTGTGGTCAAGCTGGCGCCGGCATTGCCGGTAGACGGCAACTATCCTTATCTGCACTTCGACCAGAAGATCATGCACCTGGGCTTTCATATCTATGATGTCGGCTTCCAGAGCCCCAACGTCGAGGCGGCCCGGCCGCTGGTCTATGCCACGGCGCTGCTGCTGGTGCTGGTAATCGCCTTGCTGAATATCTCGGCGGTGAGCCTGCGCAACCATCTGCGCGAAAAGTACAAATCACTGGAACACTAG
- the pstB gene encoding phosphate ABC transporter ATP-binding protein PstB — translation MQQQPHTHGIDISALKRDQQSLDMGHETVAIDVPGLSLHYGSKQALFDVKMQIPQQRVTAFIGPSGCGKSTLLRCFNRMNDLVDGCRIDGEIRLDGVDINAREVDVADLRRRVGMVFQKPNPFPKSIYENVAYGLRIQGINQKRILDEAVEQSLRGAALWDEVKDRLNESALGMSGGQQQRLVIARTIAVQPEVLLLDEPCSALDPISTLKVEELIHELKRKFTIVIVTHNMQQAARVSDYTAFMYIGKLVEFGDTDTLFTNPSTKQTEDYITGRYG, via the coding sequence ATGCAACAGCAACCGCATACCCACGGCATTGATATCAGTGCCCTCAAGCGTGACCAGCAAAGTCTGGACATGGGCCACGAGACCGTGGCTATCGACGTGCCCGGCCTGAGCCTGCATTACGGCTCGAAGCAGGCGCTGTTCGACGTCAAGATGCAGATTCCGCAGCAGCGGGTGACGGCCTTTATCGGCCCCAGCGGCTGTGGCAAGTCGACCCTGTTGCGCTGCTTCAACCGCATGAACGATCTGGTGGATGGCTGCCGGATAGACGGCGAGATTCGTCTGGATGGCGTCGACATCAATGCCCGTGAGGTGGATGTCGCCGACCTGCGCCGGCGGGTCGGCATGGTGTTCCAGAAGCCCAACCCGTTCCCCAAGAGCATCTACGAGAACGTGGCCTACGGTTTGCGCATCCAGGGCATCAACCAGAAGCGTATTCTCGATGAAGCGGTCGAGCAGTCACTGCGCGGCGCGGCGTTGTGGGACGAGGTCAAGGATCGCCTGAACGAGTCGGCGCTGGGCATGTCCGGTGGCCAGCAGCAACGGCTGGTGATTGCCCGTACCATCGCCGTGCAACCCGAAGTACTGTTGCTCGACGAGCCCTGCTCGGCACTCGACCCGATCTCCACGCTCAAGGTCGAGGAGCTGATCCACGAGCTCAAGCGCAAGTTCACCATCGTCATCGTTACCCACAACATGCAGCAGGCGGCGCGAGTGTCCGATTACACGGCATTCATGTACATCGGCAAGCTGGTCGAGTTTGGCGACACCGATACCCTGTTCACCAATCCATCGACCAAGCAGACCGAGGATTACATCACCGGCCGCTACGGCTAG
- the phoU gene encoding phosphate signaling complex protein PhoU, whose product MINKDSLTQHISAQFNADLESVRSNLLAMGGLVEKQVNDAVTALIDANSELATTVRATDTEINQMEVSIDEECIRILARRQPAASDLRLIIGISKSVIDLERIGDEASKIAKRALLLSEDGEAPRGYVEIRHIGDQVRRMVQEALDAFARFDVDLAMSVSQYDKNIDREYKSALRELVTYMMEDPRSITRVLNVIWVLRSLERIGDHARNIAELVVYMVHGTDVRHKSLLRNKQDADSAE is encoded by the coding sequence ATGATCAACAAAGACAGCCTTACCCAGCACATTTCCGCCCAGTTCAACGCCGATCTCGAGTCGGTGCGCAGCAATCTGCTGGCCATGGGCGGTCTGGTTGAAAAGCAGGTCAACGATGCGGTGACCGCGCTGATCGACGCCAACTCCGAACTGGCGACCACGGTGCGGGCAACCGATACGGAAATCAACCAGATGGAGGTCTCCATCGACGAGGAGTGCATCCGCATTCTGGCCCGCCGCCAACCGGCGGCTTCGGACCTGCGGCTGATCATCGGCATTTCCAAGTCGGTGATCGATCTCGAGCGCATCGGCGACGAAGCCAGCAAGATCGCCAAGCGCGCCCTGCTGCTTTCGGAAGACGGCGAAGCGCCCCGCGGTTATGTGGAGATCCGCCATATCGGCGATCAGGTGCGGCGCATGGTGCAGGAAGCACTGGATGCCTTTGCCCGCTTTGATGTCGATCTGGCCATGTCGGTTTCGCAATACGACAAGAACATCGACCGCGAGTACAAGAGCGCCCTGCGCGAGCTGGTCACCTACATGATGGAGGACCCGCGCTCGATCACCCGCGTGCTCAATGTGATCTGGGTACTGCGCTCGCTGGAGCGGATCGGTGACCACGCGCGCAACATCGCCGAACTGGTGGTGTACATGGTGCACGGCACCGATGTGCGGCATAAAAGCCTGCTGCGCAACAAGCAGGATGCGGATAGCGCCGAATAA